In the genome of Pseudorasbora parva isolate DD20220531a chromosome 10, ASM2467924v1, whole genome shotgun sequence, one region contains:
- the bdkrb2 gene encoding B2 bradykinin receptor, whose product MSILYTMPETVSRNNLTNDTQCPHWEVWDWLYIMQPAYMFVICVLGILGNVFVLLVFGLHKKACTVAEIYLGNLAAADLLLVLCLPFWAINIANGFDWRFGSVMCRLVNAGIRMNMFCSIYLLVLVSADRYVALVHALSRGRMRRPRCAKLNCIAVWCFGLILNIPTLHFRDTKFIPELNVTACILDYPSPNVGLVCDILLILLGFIIPFLVITYCTLKIIRALKEQVLDRFNAENTERKATILVLVVLMAFLVCWVPFHFVTLMDILMRFGVLGGCDFESGLDVSNQIFTYLALSNSVLNPILYVIVGKNFRKKVKELIKQLTERKADSANGSTRSQLSSTLKTFTTY is encoded by the coding sequence ATGTCAATCCTTTATACAATGCCTGAGACCGTCTCCAGGAACAACCTCACCAATGACACCCAGTGTCCGCATTGGGAAGTGTGGGACTGGCTGTACATCATGCAGCCTGCTTACATGTTCGTCATCTGCGTGCTGGGAATTCTGGGAAACGTCTTCGTCCTGCTAGTCTTCGGCCTGCATAAGAAAGCATGTACGGTGGCGGAGATCTACCTCGGGAACCTGGCGGCCGCCGACCTCCTGTTGGTTTTGTGTCTGCCGTTCTGGGCGATCAACATCGCCAATGGCTTTGATTGGCGATTTGGGTCGGTTATGTGCCGTTTGGTCAACGCAGGCATCAGAATGAACATGTTTTGCAGTATTTACTTACTAGTGTTGGTCAGCGCCGATCGATACGTCGCACTCGTTCATGCCCTGTCGCGCGGTAGAATGAGACGACCACGATGCGCCAAGCTCAACTGCATCGCCGTTTGGTGCTTCGGATTAATACTCAACATCCCAACACTTCATTTCCGGGATACTAAATTCATCCCAGAGCTGAACGTCACGGCTTGTATTCTGGACTATCCCAGTCCCAATGTCGGCCTTGTTTGCGACATCCTTCTCATTTTGCTCGGCTTCATCATCCCATTTTTGGTGATCACCTACTGCACACTGAAGATCATCCGAGCCCTGAAGGAGCAAGTCCTTGACCGCTTTAATGCGGAAAACACGGAAAGGAAAGCCACCATCCTGGTGCTGGTTGTGCTGATGGCGTTTCTCGTGTGTTGGGTGCCTTTCCACTTCGTGACCCTCATGGATATCCTGATGCGCTTCGGCGTCCTTGGCGGATGCGACTTTGAAAGCGGTCTTGATGTCTCCAATCAGATATTTACATACTTGGCTTTGAGCAACAGCGTGCTGAACCCGATACTTTACGTGATCGTGGGCAAGAACTTCAGGAAGAAAGTCAAAGAGCTGATAAAGCAACTCACAGAGAGGAAAGCTGATTCGGCAAACGGTTCAACGAGATCACAGCTCTCATCAACCTTAAAGACCTTCACAACATATTAA